In Globicephala melas chromosome 20, mGloMel1.2, whole genome shotgun sequence, the genomic window TTCTCAAATGCCTGGTGATGCTTGGTTGTTCATGTGTAATAGTGAAATCATAAAAAGCTGATTGGGAACCTATGACTTCAGGAGCCTATTACCTGGCAGATGTCACTTTAGGGTGACCAGACAGGGATCCGACATATCTCTGGCTGGTTCAAGAAgaccaacagggcttccctggtggctcagtggttgagagtctgcctgccgatgcaggggacacgggttcgtgccccagtccaggaagatcccacatgccgcggagcagctaggcccgtgagccatggccgctaagcctgcacatccggagcctgtactccgcaacgggagaggccacaacagtgagaggcctgcgtaccacaaaaaaaaaaaaaaaaaaaaaagaaaaccaacaaaattgataaatctccagacaaaatgaacaagaaaaaaagaaagacaaaaattactAGCATGAGGGATGAAAGAGgtgacatcactacagattcttTAGATATGAAAAAGATAACAAGGGAATATTAGGAAAAAATtgtgccaataaatttgacaacttaggtgaaatggataaattcctttaaaaaaacgtTACAAACTCCAAAAGCTGACTCAAGAAGAATAGATATTCTGGGGATGGATAGTGTtggttgcataacaatgtgaatgtacttaatgccactgaactgtaaacttaaaaatagttttaaaagggCAAtttatgctatgtatattttaccacaataaaaaagaagaaatagataggCTAAATAGCCCTGTATCTATTTTTGAAagttgaatttgtaattaaaaatcttcacaCAAGGAAACTCCAAGCCCAGGTCCACAAGCTTCATTTGTGATTTCTaccaaaaataagaagaaataatatcaattttACACAATCTgtttcagaaaattgaagaggggatacttctcaactcattctatgaggccagcgtATCAAAACCTAACAAAGacataataagaaaagaaaattacacaccaatatacCTCGTGAACATGTATGTGAAAATCCTTTTTGAAAgctagcaaatcaaattcaacgatgtataaaaagataatacatcatgatcaaatgagatttgtcccaggaatgcaagattgaGTTAACatctaaaaaaatcaatttagggcttccctggtggcacagtggttaagaatccgcctgccaatgcaggggacatggatttgagccctggtccgggaagaccccacatgccgcggagcaactcagcccatgcgccacaactactgagcccacgtgccacaactactgaagcccgcacgcctagagcctgtgctccgcaacaagagaagccactgcaatgagaagcccacgcaccacaacgaagagtagcccccactcaccgcaactagagaaagcccacatgcggcaatgaagacccaacacagccataaataaataaataaataaataaatgttttaatctatttatttcaccataaacaaattataaaagaattattAACAGAATAATATGTAACATATGTTAACataatatatgctatatataacttacataatatattaacagaatataaaagaaaaaccatatgataatctcaataaattcagaaaaagcatCAGATAAAATCCAACATCCcttcctatttaaaaattaagtaaactaggaatagaagggaacttcctcaacctgataaagggcatctatgagaaaaattataacattgtacttcatggtgaaatactgaatgctttccccctaagctCAGGAGcaaagcaaggatgtccactctcaatTCTCTTCAACATTTTACTGGAGATTATTctcagtgcaataaggcaagagaaGGAAATTAGAGACATCCAGGTTGGGAATGAAGAAGTAAGACTGTTGAGTCACGAACATTATTgtttacatagaaaaccctatggaatctaaaaaaagttactagaactaataagaTTTTAGGATGGTTACAGGATACGAGATCAATACATTTCTATATAATAGCAACCCAAAATTGGACATTGAAATGATTTCACGCACTACAGAATGTCACTTGAATCCCTAATAGAACATCCCCAAGTTGGGTACAGAGGCCCCAAGTTGAATCAACCTCAGACTTTTGCTTCCATCCCCCAGTGCTGCAATGAGGTTTACACCATAATAATTTCTCCCCTTCTATCCATATCCAGTTGCTGTTTATGGAAGGGTTAAGGCTGAAGGTGTTGATTAAATTTCCCAGGGAAACTTTGTAAAGCAAGCAAAAGAAGGCTCTGACGTCAGAAGCCTGAGGAACAGCAGCATTTGGGGCAGGTAGAATTGCAGAGGAAGCGAGACGTGGGGAGAAAGCCAAGGGATGGTCGAAGGAAGCATGGTGGTCAAGGAGGTGATGGGTTCCGAAGAGACCACTGAGCCCACCACTGTGAGCCTGTCCCTGGTGTACTCTTAGCCCAGCACTCTGGATCCCAGGCCCAGGCTGAACATGGAGGAAGCCAAATCCCAGGAACAACACCAGCCATTCAAGGACACTCTCCAGCCTCTACATCTctagggagaggccacagcacatTCTAATCCTTCTGGTCTAATCCTGGGAGCAATTCTTCTCAGCCAGAGCCAAGGCTGTCACTTCCTGCCACACTCCAGGCTCGTAGGGATTCAGCTTGCCCATTGCCATGATGGCCCCACCAACAACTTCTATCCAGTACGCTAGGGAGCAGAGAATGGGACAGCCTGGTGGCTCCTATCCCCAAAAGGTGAAAAAGAAGCTTCTGCAATAAAAGATACAAGCTTCCAGGAAGGGgactggggcggggtgggggggctcccccagggagTCAGTCTCTCCTGCAGAGGATGACTGGAGCTCATAAATAACCAGATGGGTGTCAGCATCACCTCAAATTAAGCACCTGGGGTGAGAACTCTGGCCCAGAGTTGGAGATGGATGACCCCAGGGTGTGATGGTGTGAGAAGCCAGGGGAAGAGAGGACAGATTTCAGGGCAGGAGAGGCCAGGGTTAGAGTGAGTGGCAAATCTGAAGCCTGGCCAGAGAGAGTGGAGAAAGGAGGCAGAGGGGCAGGAATGGAGAAAGGTGAAGTTCATCTGGGGTGTGATGAGGAACCCCACACAGTTGTAGGCTCCAGGGTAGGACGGCATGCGGGACAGGGGAGTAAAGAGTTTCTTGAGTGAAATCTGCATCAGGTCCTGACTTCCTGAATGATCAGCTGAGGGACTTTGGGCAAATGAACCTCTTCTCATTTTTTGTGTTGATTCAATGAACTGAAGCATATAAAGTGCTCCTCACAATACCTGGGCTAGAAGCCCTCAATGAACGGGAAGTGACCGCGGTTAGTATTCGCCCTAATGGAGGACAGTGATGGATCACGGAAGGTGGAGGGAGCAGACGTGGAGGAGGGgacggcacatgggcttaggtgagggacagggagggagggggtggctgGAGCAGCACCTTCAGTCCGGACTCCAGAACCCCTCAGGGACTGTCCCCGCCTGCAGctcccctgccctcacctccttcTCCCTGCCAGGTGCCAACGGATTTCCCTGCTGTGACAAGGAGTCGGTGGACATTGTGGATACACAGTGAGAACTAGTCCCCCCCATCATCGTAGGACCTCTCCCCAACCCTCCAAGATCACCAGCCCTCACCAGCTGCCATGGCTGTGAGGTTTTCATGTGTACCCACCCAAGATCTTCCTCTATCTTGCCCGTTTCCAAAATCTCCCCAAGGGCAGTATCCAGGCCAAAaggcagcagggggtgggggtcatatcctcctctgcttctgcccccagcccctgatgTTGGAGGAGGACTGAGGGGTGGTGGGGCGCACCCAAGACATGGATGGGACCTGACCCCTTAGAGCTGCCTTTCTCTGAGGACAGCTGTCCAAGGGAAGGGTGGGCAGTTGCCTAAGGAAGGAGAGGGGTCACAGTGGCTGAGCACTGAAGGGGACGGCCAAGATGATGGCAAAATACCAACAGGAACCAAGGGCACCCTCCATACGCACCCCTGCATTTCAGATCTGCCAAGCTGAGAGCGGGCAGGTCCCGGAGAGGGCGTTGCTCTGGGCTTTTCTTTCTGTGGGGAGCCGCTTTCAAGGGCACTGGCTCACTGGGATGCTGGATTAAAATGAAGATTCCTGGGCCTCACCTCCAACCAACTGTATCCCTCTTTTGCGGGTGGCAGGGGGCAACTTGGCCAGCTCTCTAGGCACTTCCAGAACTCACTGAAGTTTGAGAGTGAGTCTGGAATTTTTGGTGGGAGTGGGCACAGACAGGGGAGTGAGCTGAGGGCATCTTGCCAGCTCGGGTCTTAAGGGCTCCAGACACCGTCCCCTGAAGCCACCCCACGGAGCCCTGTCACCCACTCTGTCTCCTTCTGTCTTAGGGGTGGCATAAACCAAAACCAGTTCCAGTCAGTACAAGAGGAAGATGACATGGAGGTAACAATGGGCAGCGTCACATCTTATGGGGAGGTGGGGGTCCAGGGGCAGGGCTCTTTGGGGCATGTCTTCTCTAAAGCCCGACCAGCCCCTACCCTGGACAATTCTGGGACCCTGGCACCAATGTCAGCACGAGCACGCACACCCGCCCTCACCAGCTGCCCACACCGCCTCCCTGCCCTAGGCAGGTCACTTGGAAGAGGCAAGTGTGGGAAAGGAAGTGAGAAGAAGCAcgaggggggcagggcagggaatgGGTGTCGGGGAGGACTTTGGGGGGCAGGCGCCTCCTCAGCTTTCTGTTGAAACCTTTCAGCTGGAGAAAGAATTGCTAGAGCTGGAGTCCCTAGACAAAGAGGTCCCGCGCCTAGACCCAGAACTGGAGCCGGAACGGAAGCCCAAGCCTTTCCCGCAGCCAGAGATGCGCCCGGTTGTCATGCTCCAGCCCGAGGCCAAGCTGGACACAGAGCCCAAGATGAAGGTGGTTAACTTGGAACCCTTCAGTGAAGACCCTGAGCCGCAGGGGTATAAGACAGAGTCACTCCACCCCTACATGGAGGGGCTAATGCAGCAGGACATCAGCCAATGGAGTATGAGGTCAATCTCCAGCTACCCGAGTACCACAGAGGAGGACCCGCTATCCACCGACCACCGCTCCATCTGTGTGCAGACCTCCAAACACTTCTTCTGGGCAGACAAGTTCGTCCAGGCCTCAGAACACAGCCTGCAACAGGCGATCAGCATGCAGCCCATCAAGGAGAGCACAAAAGAGACCGCCTGCCACCCAGACCAGCCGTCGGCCCCCAAGGACACTGTGTGCTCCGAGAAGCAGAGCCAGGCCCCCAGTGCCCAGCCAGCTCTTCCAGACGAagtctcccagcagcctccaaGCCCCCAGCCGTCCGCCTCCACACAAACCATCGGCCTGGCAGAGCTGATCGACTTCGCATCTTCCCTGGCCATGGCCTCCTCCAGCAGGATGGACTTGCCCAATTTGGGGCATGTGATCAAAGCCCCACTCCAGATGGACATGACGCTTTCCACAGAGCCCACTGTGGATCACACTGCCCAGCCCACTGTGGACGAGCCAGAGCAGGAAAACCTCCCTCAGGATGCGCTGGAGAAGCCACCAGAGGAACCACGAGAAACCAGGGAGCCGCACGATGCTTCGAAGCAGGAAGACAAGCACTTCCCTCACCCTTACCTTGATTTCAGCAAGCTAGGGTTCAAGAAGGCCACCATTGAAGGGGAGGTGAAGTTTCTCCAGCCCCCAAACATGTCCCCTCAGCCGCAAGGAGCCGGGAAAGAGTAAGTGAGGCTGGCCCAAAGCTCCCCCGGGAGGGGGCTGTGCTATGATGTGCAGGTGGCCCCATTCCTCACACagccaggtgggggtggggacagtggaATGAGGGACTGGCTGGGGGATGGGTGGGCTGTGATGTCTCAACCTCAAGACCTCAACCTGCTTCAGGGCAGGGACAAGGACCTGGGTTCAAAGAGGGAACTAGAATGTCGTCCTAGCGTTAGGGGGCTTCTCACCCAGAGCACAGACAGCCTCACCCTCACTGGAAATGCTCAGGCTAGTATCTTCCCTACTGAGAACCCGATGGCCCCAGCTCTGGGCCCAGGACACCTCCATCAAGCCAGGAATGAGGAAACGGGGTTCCCCAGCACCCCGTGCTTCCTGGTGTTGAATGAACACCACAGAACACCAGCCGCCCACCCGCATGGCAGGAGGAGGCCCTCTTAGCCCCAGGGCCTTCCTCCGAGAGGCCTCTGGGCTCACCCCTCTCTTTTGACCTTCCCACCAAGGCCCAAGtgaccctctctctctctcttttgcgtTGCAGTTCGGGAGGGGGTCCATTATTGCTGAAAATCCATTTTAAGCTGTCGTCCCCCACTTCCCCAGAGAAGACTAGACAAAACCAGTAAAGCCTACGGTGCTGGCCCCCGGCTCAGACATTTTGTGCAAATGCTCCTGGACCAGTGAACTCCTCTGGCTGCGGCATCCTGGTCTCGAGTTTTTTAGGGACGCCACCCCCACTGTAGCTAccccagcagcccctgccccctgGGGGCTCTGCCAGCCCTGTTTTGTGCCTGCTCACTCCCCATGGGTGGTCCCACTTCCCCTGCACCCAGCCGGACCTCCCAGCCAGCAGCAGACTCGTGACTAGGGGAGGCCTCAGTGGTGCCCTTTCTGAGGCTTCTGTTTCTTAGATGTAAAAGGGGGGCACGTTGGGATCGCCTGAGGCGAGAgcctgctgggggtggggctgggcaggtgAGACGGCTTCTGGAAGgagttcttcctgcttctctccatGGGGAAGGCCTGGCATGGGAAAGGGGTGGTGTCCAGGGCTTGAAGGAGGGCAAGAATGAAGCTAAAGGATTGGTCCTCCAGGGGCCGCCGCCTTGAGTCCGAGGTACCTCCAGCGTAGGGGAGAGCCCATGTGTAATGATGCACTTCTGCATGcaacccagacacacacacacacacacacacacacacacacacaccccagcagCTGACCAGCATGTTACACACATGGTCAGCATGACACAGCCACATGCAGATCGAGGAAGCATGTTCCACACGTGCtgtgcacacaggcacacacacaggaCCTGtgactcacacacatgcacacaaacgcACAAGCCTCCCCACGGCAGGGGAGGACAGGCAATGTGGAGAAGCTTCTGGAAGAGGAGAGGGCAGCAAAGGAGGGAAGAGAACTTGGAGTGCGGGGATGGACATGGGCAGGAAGAGGGAAgttggggaggaagagaaggggaggcaGCATCGAGGCTTGGGACCTGGTGAGCCTGAGACCTACCCTGGGCCAAGGCTCCCGATGCAGTGAAATCTCCACCTTGCAGGTCCTCAGAATCCTGCCCCACCTTGAGACGGGGCTGAGGAGGGAGGTGCCCAGGGCCTGGGAGAATGGGATTAGGAAGGGGTGAGCAGTTAAGAATGGGCCAGGGCCAGAGAAGGGGGCAGGAGGCTGGAAGGAAGGATGAAGAGACCCAGAGGTGAGTGTCTGGCTGTTGGGATGCATCTTCCCAAagtattttgttaatgtggtttgtGGGTTTGCGTCGTTTGGAGGAAGGGTCCCTGCCCTCCCGGGGGTCCTGGGGTAAGGTGGGCCACAGCCCCAACTTGGCTAGATCCCACCCTCCCACGCCTTGACTTGGGGCCTCTGGGGCCTGCTTCTCCCCTGGGCCTCAGCCATCCTGTTAGCTTCCAAGTGGAGTCACAAATTTACGTGCCTTAAGGGaggcagaaacacaaaagacgaaAACTGCAGGTTCCCCAGCAGAGAGGCGcaggccagtgggagggagaagggcaCCCCTGCCAAAAGTTGTTAAGATCCACCCGGAAGCCAGCTTGGGGACTGTGGACCTGGGACACTGGACCGGCCTCCGAGCCTGTGACTGCCCTTCAGGCAGCAGAGCATGGAAGACCAAGATATCACCATCGGCAAAGAGAACGTCCAGGTGACGTGGGCAGGGGGAAGGTCCGCCACTCCTCCAAGCTACTGCCCCCGGAAtcccccagggagaggactgtggcTGCAGGCTGGCGGGGGCGGCGCGGGTCCTGGGAGGGGAAGCTGTGCACCCACAGGTCTGGTCTCAGGTCCCCTGGAGTCGGGCACTCAAGTGGGCTGGGCCCTTCGGCCCTGTCTTCTCCCCGCCTCCAAGGCCTCCACAGAAGCCTCAAAGACTGCTCACGTGAGACCCAGGAGAGGAGCAGGCCGGGAGGACGCAGGGGAGGAGGCTGCAGCAGCGCGTACCCTGCTGACCCAGACAGAAGCAGCAGCGGCCACAGCCACGGGCTGAGCAGCCCTCCCAGGCGGCGAGGGAGTTCAAGGGCCTTGCGGCCACCCGTACAATACAGACAGGCCCAAGCGCTGGGTCTGAGAAGTGAGAACAGGGACTGAGGCCAGGCCTGGGGTGCTGGGTTTGGGGAAAGGCCTGCCTGGCCCTGGCATCTCTCTGCAGCAGGTACAAAAGCCTTTCCAGCCTCCTTCCCACGAGGCAGCTTTGCAGACAAGAATCTGCTACCCCTGACACCCGGGCAGCTGGCAGGTGAGGGCCTcagggctgggagcagggaggaaaACTAGGGGGTGCTCGGAGCAGAATACAATGGAGTTGCCTGCCCAGAGGCTGGGGACACAGTGAGAAACCAGTGATTGTATTGTAACCTCTCCATGCCGGCCTAATTTGCTCATTTCTGCAATCCCAGGGCttgttgctctgtgtgtgtgtgtgtgtgtgtgtgaaggagggaaggagggatgggatTGGTGGATAGCAAGGTatttggatggtggatggatggatggatggtggatggacgAACAGgatgaaaggaagaagggaaactgGGAGAAAGGATGGAAAACAAGAATCTGAGGTCCCTGCCCCGCTGGGGTTTGGAGCTGTGGGAGTAGGGGTAGAAGGAATCATTTCTACATTTGGGGGACCCAATGTCCCTGCAAAGATCATGCCCTGATACTGGCAGGGGCCCCTCAAAGCAGAATCATTCTATTCATCATCAATAATTTGCAGtgcctctaggtctatccacctcattacaaatagctcaatttcgtttctttttatggctgagtaatattccattgtagacccagagtctgtcatacagagtgaagtaagtcagaacgagaaagacaaataccgtatgctaacacatatatatggaatttaagaaaaaaaatgtcatgaagaacctaggggtaagacaggaataaagacacagacctactggagaaaggacttga contains:
- the SPATA32 gene encoding spermatogenesis-associated protein 32 yields the protein MPPNRQAHPLAGIPATKERTGGGGVSSHQPAPRLSDRASVSMGVTGANGFPCCDKESVDIVDTQGGINQNQFQSVQEEDDMELEKELLELESLDKEVPRLDPELEPERKPKPFPQPEMRPVVMLQPEAKLDTEPKMKVVNLEPFSEDPEPQGYKTESLHPYMEGLMQQDISQWSMRSISSYPSTTEEDPLSTDHRSICVQTSKHFFWADKFVQASEHSLQQAISMQPIKESTKETACHPDQPSAPKDTVCSEKQSQAPSAQPALPDEVSQQPPSPQPSASTQTIGLAELIDFASSLAMASSSRMDLPNLGHVIKAPLQMDMTLSTEPTVDHTAQPTVDEPEQENLPQDALEKPPEEPRETREPHDASKQEDKHFPHPYLDFSKLGFKKATIEGEVKFLQPPNMSPQPQGAGKDSGGGPLLLKIHFKLSSPTSPEKTRQNQ